One Paenisporosarcina sp. FSL H8-0542 genomic region harbors:
- the liaF gene encoding cell wall-active antibiotics response protein LiaF codes for MQRFSTERITFWLLAALLLIFIEAMFFHNGSVLFVLFGIGLIYISLRRKSRLFFWGGIAFLGIALLSMWSLRLLIAATMVYILVRLWKGDETQQVIEPFLSDLETSNAIIQNKLFSVQSTPFQAYEWQDVHIQGIYGNITIDTTQTVLPKGTSLVSVRQGIGKISVAVPYEIPVRIHYTTLLGDARLFGSSKRRLWNQSIVLQDGYAEAQGNATSELVIAVSTWLGDVEVTRK; via the coding sequence TTGCAACGTTTTTCAACTGAACGCATTACATTTTGGCTATTGGCTGCCTTGCTTCTTATATTTATCGAGGCGATGTTCTTCCACAATGGAAGTGTGTTATTCGTTCTTTTTGGTATCGGGTTAATTTATATTAGTTTACGCAGAAAAAGCCGCTTATTTTTCTGGGGTGGTATCGCTTTTTTGGGAATCGCCTTGCTTTCCATGTGGAGTTTACGCTTATTAATTGCCGCAACTATGGTGTATATTTTAGTGCGACTTTGGAAGGGTGATGAAACTCAACAAGTCATTGAGCCATTCCTCAGTGATTTAGAAACATCGAACGCAATCATTCAGAACAAACTCTTTTCAGTTCAATCTACACCTTTCCAGGCATATGAATGGCAGGATGTTCACATTCAAGGTATTTACGGGAACATCACAATTGATACGACCCAAACTGTGTTACCAAAAGGTACTTCACTAGTTTCCGTTCGACAAGGTATTGGAAAAATCAGTGTGGCCGTTCCTTATGAAATCCCTGTGCGAATCCATTACACAACACTACTCGGAGATGCTCGACTTTTTGGTTCCAGTAAAAGACGTTTATGGAATCAATCGATTGTCCTTCAAGATGGCTATGCAGAAGCTCAAGGCAACGCAACGTCTGAATTGGTCATCGCTGTATCGACATGGCTTGGAGATGTAGAGGTGACTCGCAAATGA
- a CDS encoding mechanosensitive ion channel codes for MMDRYYWRDTLSFLPELLLALLVLLIGFFVAKFLENLTYKMLRKARVNERLGNKNEKWTVEKIISKVVFFVVLILAFVLFFNILNLNAMAMPFVSMYSGLTGAFLNILKAGLILLFAWVLATVVKKVIQMAGNKLNLNKYVAKTGMEPNPADQAKWTDTAANVAYYLIFLLFIPAVLNALGIDGLSGPFEGMLASFFNFIPKLVSAAVVFFIGWFVAKLVRNLLEKFLQSAGADRLADRLNISSFFEGTSISKVVGIIAFILIMIPVSITALEILDLDGISGPAVGMLNDVLAMLPKIAIAIILLLVGIVAAKWVKDIVVSLLEKLGVNSIYGKMGFKSCAGSAPSFASLLGTVVQVIIILLFVVEALQLLELEFMVTLATGIFAYLPSVIAAIIILAVGFWLANMAEQLVGSVMSHSTGTPHVLRYVAKYAILAFAFFMALDQLGIAASIINSAFILILGGVALAFGLAFGLGGREHAARYLSKMEKSLQDAEVSKENYKAEKETIKESLKESFQPEKNKEQSLRGFTPHVDEVNPANPVNPVDEGYNTPSPDEVYPYDETPPNEGSSFNKDAHDSWNSTKPKDDPFRP; via the coding sequence ATGATGGATCGTTACTATTGGAGAGATACTCTCTCATTTTTACCAGAACTTTTGCTAGCTTTATTGGTATTATTAATCGGATTTTTCGTGGCAAAGTTCTTAGAAAATCTTACTTACAAAATGTTACGCAAAGCTCGTGTTAATGAGCGATTAGGAAATAAAAACGAAAAATGGACAGTCGAAAAGATTATCAGTAAAGTCGTCTTCTTCGTCGTGCTAATTCTAGCTTTTGTATTATTTTTTAATATATTGAACTTGAATGCTATGGCTATGCCATTTGTTTCCATGTATTCAGGCTTAACAGGTGCTTTCCTTAACATTTTGAAAGCTGGTTTAATCTTATTATTTGCTTGGGTGTTAGCGACAGTTGTTAAGAAAGTCATTCAAATGGCTGGCAACAAGCTGAACCTGAACAAATATGTTGCGAAAACAGGTATGGAACCAAATCCTGCCGATCAAGCTAAATGGACTGATACAGCAGCTAACGTTGCTTATTATCTTATTTTCTTACTCTTCATTCCAGCGGTGCTAAATGCTCTTGGAATTGATGGATTAAGTGGACCGTTTGAAGGAATGCTTGCTAGCTTCTTCAACTTTATTCCTAAGCTAGTATCTGCGGCAGTTGTATTCTTTATTGGTTGGTTTGTTGCGAAACTAGTTCGTAATTTACTAGAGAAGTTTTTACAATCAGCAGGTGCAGACCGCTTGGCAGATCGCTTGAACATTTCTTCATTCTTTGAAGGGACAAGTATTTCCAAAGTTGTAGGAATAATCGCCTTTATTCTAATCATGATTCCAGTATCCATCACTGCACTAGAGATTTTGGATTTAGATGGAATTTCTGGTCCTGCAGTTGGTATGTTAAACGATGTTTTGGCTATGTTGCCGAAAATCGCAATTGCTATCATTCTTTTATTGGTGGGAATTGTTGCTGCTAAATGGGTGAAAGACATTGTAGTTTCATTGCTAGAAAAATTGGGTGTCAATTCAATTTACGGTAAAATGGGCTTTAAATCATGTGCTGGTTCAGCTCCATCTTTCGCTTCTCTACTTGGTACAGTCGTACAAGTAATCATTATCTTATTGTTTGTTGTAGAAGCTTTACAACTACTTGAACTAGAATTTATGGTTACATTAGCAACTGGTATTTTTGCATACTTGCCATCAGTAATCGCTGCAATCATCATTTTGGCAGTTGGTTTCTGGTTAGCAAATATGGCAGAACAATTAGTTGGCAGTGTGATGAGTCATTCTACAGGGACTCCACACGTATTACGTTACGTTGCCAAATATGCGATTCTTGCATTCGCATTCTTTATGGCTCTAGATCAGTTGGGCATTGCAGCTTCGATTATTAACTCTGCATTTATCCTAATCTTAGGCGGCGTGGCATTAGCATTCGGTCTGGCATTTGGTTTAGGCGGACGCGAACATGCTGCTCGTTATTTAAGTAAGATGGAAAAGAGTTTGCAGGATGCTGAAGTGTCAAAAGAAAACTATAAAGCTGAAAAAGAAACAATTAAAGAATCATTGAAAGAATCTTTCCAACCCGAGAAAAATAAAGAGCAAAGTTTACGTGGGTTTACACCACATGTAGATGAAGTGAATCCTGCTAACCCGGTGAACCCAGTTGATGAAGGATATAACACGCCTTCACCGGATGAAGTTTATCCATACGATGAAACTCCTCCAAATGAAGGATCTTCATTCAACAAGGACGCTCATGATAGCTGGAACAGCACGAAACCAAAAGATGATCCATTTCGACCTTAA
- a CDS encoding nucleotidyltransferase family protein: MKLSNEQEIVEAISNDEWMMNVIRQAATLELPDWWICAGFIRAKVWDELHGFSEKTILPDVDVIYFDSENLDEHIEKLYEKELIKLDSTIPWSVKNQARMHTLNKVEPYISSIDGMSKFPETATAIGITFDDKGELHLCAPHGVRDLLAMKISPTPYFEGSQIYFDRVKQKNWSATWPLVKVE; encoded by the coding sequence ATGAAATTATCAAATGAACAAGAAATTGTAGAAGCCATTTCTAATGACGAGTGGATGATGAATGTTATCAGACAAGCAGCTACACTAGAGTTACCCGACTGGTGGATATGTGCTGGATTCATAAGAGCAAAAGTATGGGATGAATTACATGGATTTTCTGAAAAAACCATACTTCCAGATGTGGATGTCATTTATTTCGATTCGGAAAATTTGGACGAACACATTGAAAAACTCTATGAAAAAGAACTAATTAAATTAGACTCAACCATTCCTTGGTCCGTTAAAAATCAAGCAAGGATGCATACTTTGAACAAGGTAGAACCCTATATATCCTCAATAGATGGGATGTCAAAATTTCCAGAGACAGCCACAGCTATTGGCATAACTTTTGATGACAAAGGGGAACTTCATTTATGCGCTCCACATGGAGTCAGAGACTTATTAGCAATGAAAATCTCTCCCACCCCTTATTTTGAAGGATCGCAAATATATTTTGATAGAGTTAAGCAAAAAAACTGGTCAGCAACATGGCCCCTAGTGAAAGTAGAGTAA
- a CDS encoding thiolase family protein translates to MKEVVIIEGIRTAVGRRKGKFAQMRPDELAAIVLEKLIERAGIEKGDVEDIILGCVSQAGEQGGNIARTAGLIAGFPTKVPGTTIDRQCGSSQQAVHFAAQAIASGDMDIVIAGGVESMTRVPMFSNMGDAKPSKKLTEQYEIINQGLSAERIAEKWDLSREQLDAFSVQSHERAFQAIAEGRFESEIVPIEVTNEDGSTELFSVDEGPRAGTTLETLGGLKTVFDEKGRITAGNASQMSDGASAVLLMSLEKAKELGLTPRARIHTRVVVGSDPTLMLTGPIAATQKVLAKAKLSIEDMDVYEVNEAFAPVPLAWLKDTGADPSKLNRNGGAIALGHPLGASGTKLLVTLLHELERTNGRYGLLAICEGMGMANATIIERLPEAEGQS, encoded by the coding sequence ATGAAAGAAGTCGTGATTATAGAAGGAATACGTACTGCAGTCGGTCGGAGAAAAGGGAAATTTGCACAAATGCGACCAGACGAATTGGCCGCAATTGTATTGGAAAAATTAATCGAACGGGCCGGAATTGAAAAAGGCGACGTAGAAGACATTATTTTAGGGTGTGTCTCTCAAGCAGGTGAACAAGGAGGCAACATTGCAAGAACAGCGGGATTGATAGCTGGCTTTCCAACCAAAGTTCCTGGGACGACGATCGACCGTCAATGTGGTTCCAGCCAGCAAGCGGTGCATTTTGCCGCACAGGCAATCGCATCCGGCGACATGGATATTGTGATTGCGGGTGGTGTTGAAAGCATGACACGGGTACCGATGTTTTCAAATATGGGAGACGCCAAACCAAGCAAGAAACTAACGGAGCAATACGAAATTATTAATCAAGGATTGTCTGCTGAACGAATTGCAGAAAAATGGGATTTATCCCGGGAACAATTGGATGCATTTTCTGTACAAAGTCATGAACGTGCCTTTCAGGCGATTGCCGAGGGTCGATTCGAAAGTGAAATAGTACCAATAGAAGTGACAAACGAAGATGGATCAACTGAGCTGTTTTCTGTTGATGAAGGTCCAAGAGCAGGAACTACTCTTGAAACACTGGGTGGTTTGAAAACGGTATTTGATGAAAAGGGACGAATTACCGCAGGCAATGCTAGTCAAATGAGTGACGGCGCTTCAGCAGTATTGTTGATGTCGCTTGAAAAAGCAAAGGAATTGGGACTAACACCTCGTGCGCGCATTCATACCCGTGTTGTTGTTGGATCAGATCCAACGCTTATGCTGACGGGTCCAATTGCAGCAACGCAAAAAGTATTGGCGAAAGCAAAGCTCAGCATCGAAGATATGGACGTATATGAAGTAAATGAAGCCTTTGCTCCAGTGCCGCTTGCCTGGTTAAAGGATACAGGTGCTGATCCGTCTAAGTTAAATCGCAATGGTGGTGCAATAGCACTAGGTCATCCATTAGGCGCATCAGGAACGAAACTGCTTGTCACTTTGTTGCATGAGCTGGAACGCACAAATGGACGATATGGACTTCTTGCAATTTGTGAGGGGATGGGTATGGCGAACGCCACTATTATTGAGAGATTGCCAGAAGCGGAGGGACAGTCATGA
- a CDS encoding response regulator transcription factor: MIRIVLVDDHEMVRIGVSAYLQAQSDMDVIGEAVNGKEAVDLVLSLRPDIVLMDMVMPIMNGAEATKEIIAQWPQAKIMIVTSFLDDDKVYPALEAGAVSYVMKTSKAKQIADAIRDTLSGQAVLEPEVTNKMMKRMRQGQSRPLHDELTDREHEILLLMAKGRSNQDIADELFIALKTVKTHVSNILSKLEVQDRTQAVVYAFQQDLVPKN; the protein is encoded by the coding sequence ATGATACGAATCGTACTCGTGGATGATCATGAAATGGTCCGAATAGGCGTGTCCGCATACTTACAGGCACAATCGGATATGGACGTAATCGGCGAAGCTGTCAATGGTAAGGAAGCTGTTGATCTGGTACTGTCCCTCCGTCCAGATATCGTGCTGATGGATATGGTCATGCCCATCATGAATGGCGCAGAAGCCACGAAAGAAATAATTGCCCAATGGCCACAAGCGAAAATCATGATTGTCACGAGTTTCCTTGATGATGATAAAGTGTACCCTGCCCTTGAAGCAGGTGCTGTCAGTTATGTAATGAAGACATCCAAAGCGAAACAAATCGCCGATGCCATTCGCGATACATTGTCTGGTCAGGCGGTTTTAGAGCCTGAAGTCACAAACAAAATGATGAAACGAATGCGTCAAGGGCAAAGTCGTCCGCTACACGATGAGTTGACTGATCGCGAACACGAAATCCTGTTATTAATGGCTAAAGGCCGCAGCAATCAAGACATTGCAGATGAATTGTTTATAGCCTTGAAAACCGTTAAAACACATGTCAGCAATATTCTTTCCAAGCTCGAGGTGCAAGATCGCACCCAAGCAGTCGTCTATGCGTTTCAGCAAGATCTAGTTCCAAAAAATTAA
- a CDS encoding 3-hydroxyacyl-CoA dehydrogenase, with product MITADVIAIVTGGASGLGEATTRRLVAQGGKVAIFDLNEKRGRALVKELGEEQVVYFQTNVTDAQQVEQHVEEVVAHYGKVNALISCAGIATPGKVVSQKGPLALERFEQVIQVNLIGTFNVLRVAAHAMQQNYPNEEGERGVIINTASVAAFEGQIGQVAYSASKGGVVGMTLPIAREFARDGIRVMAIAPGLIETPLFEGLPEPARVSLASSVPFPNRLGKPSEYAQLVESILINPMLNGEVIRLDGAIRMQPK from the coding sequence ATGATAACGGCAGATGTCATTGCTATCGTAACGGGTGGAGCATCAGGACTTGGAGAAGCCACTACGCGCCGATTGGTCGCACAGGGTGGGAAAGTCGCCATTTTTGATTTGAATGAAAAACGTGGGCGAGCACTGGTTAAAGAATTAGGTGAAGAACAAGTAGTTTACTTTCAAACAAATGTCACGGATGCTCAGCAAGTTGAACAACATGTAGAAGAAGTAGTGGCACATTATGGGAAGGTCAATGCGTTGATTAGTTGTGCAGGCATCGCGACGCCCGGTAAAGTAGTATCACAGAAAGGTCCGCTTGCACTTGAACGCTTCGAACAAGTCATTCAAGTGAATCTAATCGGTACATTCAACGTATTGCGTGTTGCCGCTCATGCCATGCAACAAAACTATCCGAACGAAGAAGGGGAACGTGGTGTCATCATTAACACTGCTTCCGTCGCAGCTTTTGAAGGTCAAATTGGCCAAGTGGCATACAGTGCTTCTAAAGGTGGTGTCGTTGGCATGACGTTACCGATTGCCCGTGAATTTGCTAGAGACGGCATTCGTGTAATGGCGATTGCCCCAGGTCTAATCGAAACGCCATTGTTCGAAGGTTTGCCTGAACCAGCACGAGTTTCCTTGGCAAGTTCCGTGCCATTCCCGAATCGTTTAGGAAAGCCGAGTGAATATGCGCAATTAGTAGAAAGCATTTTAATAAATCCAATGCTTAACGGCGAAGTGATCCGTTTAGATGGTGCCATTCGCATGCAACCAAAATAA
- a CDS encoding DinB family protein, translating into METLGQLNFARIYTQGHLQSVKDEQWDIQPEGFHNTIRWHVGHIFVSMENLVHRGLPEYEVVHPEWAKLFGSGTKPSDWTDAPPTNEQLLSALAEQPARVKEFLTGKLDQQMPDVMSLGKFHDMATVEAVIQFAIWHEGVHAGIIFALNKVTAVSE; encoded by the coding sequence ATGGAGACATTAGGTCAATTAAACTTTGCACGAATTTATACGCAAGGGCATTTGCAATCAGTAAAGGATGAACAATGGGACATCCAACCTGAAGGGTTTCACAATACAATCCGTTGGCATGTCGGTCATATTTTTGTATCGATGGAAAATTTAGTTCATCGTGGATTGCCTGAATATGAGGTTGTTCATCCTGAATGGGCTAAGTTATTTGGATCTGGAACAAAGCCATCTGATTGGACAGATGCCCCACCAACGAACGAGCAATTGCTGAGTGCTTTGGCAGAACAACCTGCTAGAGTCAAAGAATTCCTGACTGGAAAACTAGATCAACAAATGCCAGATGTAATGTCCTTAGGAAAATTCCATGACATGGCAACGGTTGAGGCAGTTATTCAATTTGCTATCTGGCATGAAGGGGTTCACGCAGGCATCATTTTTGCATTGAATAAAGTGACGGCCGTATCGGAGTAA
- a CDS encoding PspA/IM30 family protein, with translation MTTLWKRFKYAFEADLHNVFDKKEQKNPITMLNQYIREAEKQTEQTGRWIERQAQLKAELEKELQETTEMLAKRSSQLELAQQTNEGELIDFAKAEVTAYTNRKDVLQASISRTIEELFGLEQKFEEMKHKLKDMKVRQLQLMGKENVTRAHHQMDRVLQPEAAKNGEKRLLAFDEMEQYIERLGQRIEKQHDVSSMERRLEMLEKKEQPQSEIV, from the coding sequence ATGACAACATTATGGAAACGATTCAAGTATGCATTCGAAGCAGATCTGCACAACGTATTTGACAAAAAGGAACAGAAAAATCCCATCACCATGTTAAATCAATATATTCGTGAAGCAGAAAAACAAACAGAACAAACGGGTCGGTGGATTGAACGCCAAGCGCAATTAAAAGCAGAACTTGAAAAAGAACTACAAGAGACTACAGAAATGCTGGCAAAACGCTCTTCCCAATTGGAGCTTGCCCAACAAACAAATGAAGGTGAATTAATTGATTTTGCAAAAGCAGAAGTTACAGCCTATACGAACCGAAAAGACGTATTACAAGCAAGTATTTCTCGGACAATTGAGGAATTGTTTGGGCTTGAGCAAAAGTTTGAAGAAATGAAACACAAACTGAAAGATATGAAAGTTCGCCAGTTACAGTTAATGGGTAAAGAAAATGTCACTCGTGCCCATCACCAAATGGACCGCGTCCTTCAACCTGAAGCTGCAAAGAACGGTGAAAAAAGGTTATTGGCCTTTGATGAAATGGAACAGTACATCGAACGACTGGGTCAACGCATTGAAAAACAGCATGATGTATCATCCATGGAACGCAGATTGGAAATGCTAGAAAAAAAAGAACAACCTCAATCTGAAATTGTGTAA
- a CDS encoding sensor histidine kinase — MSGFIGRTLLLFLILIAFVVGLLTYILGWPSYGTWFPLWSVEEGDLPISIWMAILLFSISIGTTFSSTQVARKRERAIDNYLQVVTNTDQQNDGLAAPKVSPKLTKTLSDVTTLIATQKRSLQRMSDERAEGEDKRIQERIIQERQRLARELHDSVSQQLFAASMLLSSITEQQENDVPKPLAQAEKMVQQAQLEMRALLLHLRPAALHNKSLAHGLEELLFELQQKVHFTIRFRLEDISLSKGAEDHLFRIAQETLSNTLRHANATEVDILFVERDGLAIFRVQDNGIGFMNDEGKTGSYGLHHIQERAVEMGGTSKVVSIPSQGTIVEVKVPVEKGLETDDTNRTRG; from the coding sequence ATGAGTGGATTCATCGGACGCACTTTACTCTTATTTTTAATTCTTATCGCATTCGTTGTGGGGTTATTAACGTATATTTTAGGATGGCCTTCATACGGAACATGGTTTCCTTTGTGGTCAGTAGAAGAAGGGGATTTACCTATTTCCATATGGATGGCAATTTTACTGTTCAGCATCAGCATAGGCACCACTTTCTCCAGCACGCAGGTGGCAAGAAAAAGAGAACGAGCGATCGACAACTATTTACAGGTCGTCACGAATACTGATCAACAAAATGATGGATTGGCTGCTCCAAAAGTTTCCCCCAAGTTAACTAAGACTTTGAGTGATGTGACAACGCTGATTGCTACGCAAAAAAGAAGTTTGCAACGAATGTCAGACGAACGGGCAGAAGGCGAAGACAAGCGAATTCAGGAACGCATCATTCAGGAACGCCAGCGGTTAGCACGGGAACTTCACGATTCTGTTTCCCAACAATTATTCGCTGCATCCATGCTATTATCGTCAATTACGGAACAGCAGGAAAACGACGTTCCCAAACCACTGGCACAAGCTGAAAAAATGGTCCAGCAAGCACAGCTTGAAATGCGTGCCCTTTTGCTCCATTTGCGTCCTGCAGCGCTTCATAATAAATCATTGGCTCATGGTCTGGAAGAATTACTGTTTGAATTGCAACAAAAGGTGCACTTCACCATCCGCTTCCGACTTGAGGATATCTCCCTTTCCAAAGGTGCGGAAGACCACTTATTCCGCATTGCACAAGAAACGCTATCCAATACCTTGCGCCATGCAAACGCCACTGAAGTCGACATTCTCTTTGTGGAGAGAGATGGCCTTGCTATTTTCCGTGTACAGGATAACGGAATCGGATTTATGAATGATGAGGGCAAAACAGGTTCATACGGGTTGCATCATATTCAAGAACGAGCCGTTGAAATGGGTGGAACAAGCAAGGTTGTTTCAATCCCATCACAAGGAACGATAGTGGAAGTAAAAGTCCCGGTTGAGAAAGGATTGGAAACAGATGATACGAATCGTACTCGTGGATGA
- a CDS encoding ABC transporter permease has product MKKFGLIVVGVIAGIVALVNLGPLLGLALSALLVFAGMHFYLKGGSKLAKISWIAVGIIGLLTAVANVPGFFGILAIAGLWYVIREWKQQPITFSAPMTATSSDPFINFEKQWNELNK; this is encoded by the coding sequence ATGAAAAAATTTGGATTAATCGTAGTTGGGGTAATCGCAGGTATTGTGGCGCTTGTCAATTTAGGACCACTTTTAGGTCTTGCATTATCTGCGTTGCTTGTATTCGCAGGGATGCATTTTTATTTAAAAGGAGGATCTAAGCTGGCTAAAATTTCATGGATAGCGGTCGGAATTATTGGGCTACTGACAGCCGTTGCGAATGTGCCCGGTTTCTTCGGAATTCTGGCGATTGCTGGATTATGGTATGTCATTCGTGAATGGAAACAACAACCGATTACCTTCTCAGCTCCAATGACTGCAACATCTTCAGACCCTTTTATCAACTTTGAAAAACAATGGAACGAACTAAACAAATAG
- a CDS encoding DUF4139 domain-containing protein, whose protein sequence is MPTNIPASLTKDLALTIYNAGFALIQEIRSIPPLSDDHIIYYSDVPQRIESNSVQVKGLKVTELTYEYDLMDRLKLLEKYVGHQIRIVNKKTGEEKTYLLLSVQNGLVLADMLTREIVLDAEGEIRLPDGPEEVMLKPTLVWRFDEQTAEDVRVTYLTRGLSWEADYVAQVRENDFDLTGWVTMTNNSGMTFDDATIKLMAGTVNRAPIRMQKTMSFEQGAMAEMEPERQAFGEYYLYTLPERLTLENRQQKQVQLFSAYKIKSHTVYEVDAYSNHPTVYLTFRNDAENGLGFPLPRGRFKLYKENPKDGSSEFIGEDYIQHTAAGELVRIKSGEAFDVTVESDVVAKYKKDGYEYEEVVYLIRNQKDHPIELIINHGTSYSVFDVVESTHTWKRKDNDIQIFVPVPAKSEVKVAFTIRYDRRQDVKVN, encoded by the coding sequence ATGCCGACCAATATCCCAGCGAGCCTGACGAAAGACTTGGCGCTGACGATTTACAATGCTGGTTTTGCATTAATTCAAGAAATCCGCTCCATTCCTCCACTTTCAGACGATCATATCATCTACTATTCGGACGTACCACAACGGATTGAATCGAATTCCGTTCAGGTGAAAGGTCTAAAAGTCACAGAGCTTACTTACGAATATGACTTGATGGATCGACTCAAGTTGCTGGAGAAATATGTTGGGCATCAAATCAGAATCGTCAATAAGAAAACAGGCGAAGAAAAGACATACCTTCTGTTAAGCGTCCAAAATGGTTTGGTCCTTGCAGACATGCTGACAAGAGAAATTGTTCTTGATGCAGAAGGGGAGATCCGCTTGCCGGACGGTCCGGAAGAAGTGATGTTAAAGCCCACACTCGTTTGGCGTTTTGATGAACAAACGGCAGAAGATGTACGGGTTACGTATTTAACGCGGGGGCTAAGTTGGGAAGCGGACTATGTGGCACAAGTTAGGGAGAATGATTTTGATTTGACAGGCTGGGTAACGATGACGAACAACTCGGGCATGACGTTTGACGATGCGACAATAAAACTAATGGCGGGGACAGTGAACCGAGCACCAATTCGCATGCAAAAAACGATGAGTTTTGAGCAGGGTGCCATGGCCGAAATGGAACCGGAACGTCAGGCATTTGGAGAGTACTATCTATATACGCTCCCTGAAAGACTGACGCTGGAGAATCGACAGCAAAAGCAAGTTCAACTTTTTTCTGCCTACAAAATCAAATCGCACACGGTATATGAAGTGGATGCGTACAGTAACCATCCAACAGTGTACTTAACGTTCCGAAATGATGCGGAAAACGGCCTTGGATTCCCACTTCCAAGAGGGAGATTCAAATTGTACAAAGAAAATCCAAAGGACGGTTCTTCTGAATTTATCGGAGAAGATTACATCCAGCATACGGCTGCTGGCGAACTAGTCCGCATCAAATCAGGGGAAGCTTTTGATGTCACGGTGGAAAGTGATGTTGTGGCTAAATACAAGAAAGACGGCTATGAGTATGAGGAAGTCGTATACTTGATTCGCAATCAAAAAGACCACCCGATTGAACTTATCATCAATCATGGCACTAGCTATAGCGTATTTGATGTAGTTGAATCAACACACACTTGGAAACGGAAAGATAACGATATACAAATCTTTGTACCGGTTCCTGCAAAATCTGAAGTGAAAGTGGCATTTACGATTCGGTATGACCGGAGACAAGATGTAAAGGTGAATTAG
- a CDS encoding acyl-CoA dehydrogenase family protein produces MGKYRFETDEHMMFRKSLRKYLEKEAAPHYEQWEEDRMIPKSFWRKLGDMGYLSPQVEEKYGGLEVDFRYAVIIGEEMERVGASLTGVGLHNDIVVPYIEAYGNDEQKARWLPGCVTGEHITAIAMTEPGAGSDLAAIQTTAVLDGDTYIVNGSKTFITNGINADLVVVVVKTDTQIEPKHRGISLLVIEEGMAGFTRGRKLNKVGMHAQDTAELYFEDCRVPAKNLLGEEGKGFIYLMEKLQQERLMVAISAQTASEDMVEMTLDYVKSRKAFGKPIGAFQNTQFKLVEMSTEVELGHSFLESLIEDHMAGKDIVSKVSMAKYWLTETAKKISGECLQLHGGYGYMEEYKIARRYRDIPVASIYAGSNEIMKVIVAKKMGL; encoded by the coding sequence ATGGGGAAATACCGTTTTGAGACTGATGAGCACATGATGTTCCGCAAGTCGCTTCGCAAATATTTGGAAAAAGAAGCTGCTCCTCATTACGAACAGTGGGAAGAAGACCGTATGATTCCTAAATCATTTTGGCGGAAGCTTGGTGACATGGGTTATTTAAGCCCACAAGTTGAAGAGAAATATGGCGGACTGGAAGTTGATTTCCGATACGCTGTCATCATCGGAGAAGAGATGGAACGTGTTGGAGCGAGCTTGACAGGTGTTGGACTGCATAATGATATCGTGGTTCCTTATATTGAAGCGTATGGAAACGACGAACAGAAAGCGCGCTGGCTGCCGGGATGTGTAACAGGCGAGCATATAACCGCTATTGCCATGACTGAACCAGGGGCAGGATCTGATTTGGCGGCGATTCAAACAACTGCTGTTCTTGATGGTGATACGTATATCGTAAATGGTTCCAAAACCTTCATTACGAATGGCATCAATGCGGATCTAGTTGTAGTTGTCGTGAAAACCGATACACAAATTGAACCGAAGCATCGCGGAATCAGCTTGCTAGTAATCGAGGAAGGCATGGCTGGGTTTACACGTGGACGCAAGCTAAACAAAGTCGGCATGCACGCGCAGGATACAGCAGAGCTGTACTTTGAAGATTGTCGAGTGCCTGCTAAGAACCTGCTTGGCGAAGAAGGAAAGGGTTTCATTTATTTAATGGAGAAGCTCCAACAGGAAAGATTGATGGTGGCGATTTCAGCTCAAACCGCTTCTGAAGATATGGTCGAGATGACACTGGACTATGTGAAGTCCCGTAAAGCATTCGGCAAGCCAATCGGAGCGTTCCAGAACACGCAATTCAAGTTAGTTGAAATGAGCACCGAAGTTGAACTTGGTCATTCATTCCTTGAATCGTTGATTGAAGATCATATGGCAGGGAAAGACATTGTCTCAAAAGTGTCCATGGCGAAGTATTGGCTGACGGAAACTGCAAAGAAGATTTCTGGTGAATGCTTGCAATTACACGGAGGCTACGGCTATATGGAAGAATATAAAATTGCAAGGCGTTATCGAGATATTCCAGTCGCTTCGATTTATGCAGGCAGCAATGAAATTATGAAAGTGATTGTCGCGAAGAAAATGGGGCTGTAG